A section of the Macadamia integrifolia cultivar HAES 741 chromosome 9, SCU_Mint_v3, whole genome shotgun sequence genome encodes:
- the LOC122089276 gene encoding UV-B-induced protein At3g17800, chloroplastic isoform X1 — protein sequence MTMMQVSGVISDGLVVFPTTGGHKSPESKSFPAFSDAKSLLSCGILKKCLSLSILRVGTGMEKCRTRGLTVRASGNSDDNITPVAPLQFESPVGQLLVQIMQTHPHLLPAAIDQQLEHLRTDRNAQKEEASSSPLSQDLLYKRIAEVRDKERQKTLEEIIYCLIVHKFMDNDILMIPTISVPADPAIRVDWWPNQEQKLESVHSPEAFEMIQSHLSLVLGERLVGPLDTIVQISKLKLGKLYAASMMYGYFLKRVDQRFQLERTMKILPEGMEKDQIIKDPAPEYQLWDPDSLIRVPPDDSDGGDDSLSDTGEARSYRLRSYVMYLDAETLQRYATIRSKEAISLIEKQTQALFGRPDIRIAEDGSLDTTNDQVVGIAFSGLTMLVLEAVAFGSFLWDAEGYVESKYHFLTN from the exons ATGACGATGATGCAGGTTTCAGGTGTAATTAGCGATGGATTGGTGGTTTTCCCTACCACTGGGGGTCATAAGTCTCCAGAATCTAAGAGTTTTCCGGCCTTCTCAGATGCCAAATCTCTTCTTTCCTGTGGAATACTCAAG AAATGCTTATCCTTGAGTATTCTGAGGGTAGGAACTGGTATGGAGAAGTGCCGGACAAGAGGCTTAACAGTGAGAGCATCAGGAAATTCTGACGATAACATCACACCAGTTGCACCTCTTCAATTTGAATCTCCGGTGGGTCAGCTTTTGGTGCAGATTATGCAAACCCATCCACACCTACTCCCTGCAGCAATTGATCAGCAGCTTGAACACCTTAGAACTGATCGAAATGCACAGAAAGAAGAggcatcatcatcaccattatCTCAAGATCTCCTCTACAA GAGAATAGCTGAAGTCAGGGATAAGGAAAGACAGAAGACATTAGAGGAGATAATCTACTGCTTGATTGTGCATAAGTTCATGGATAATGATATCTTGATGATCCCTACAATATCAGTGCCAGCAGATCCAGCTATTAGGGTGGATTGGTGGCCAAACCAAGAACAGAAACTGGAATCTGTCCACTCCCCTGAAGCCTTCGAGATGATACAGAGCCACTTATCTCTTGTTCTTGGGGAACGGCTTGTGGGCCCACTTGATACCATTGTCCAGATCAGCAAGCTTAAACTTGGGAAGCTTTACGCTGCTTCTATGATGTATGGTTATTTCCTCAAAAGAGTTGATCAGAGGTTCCAATTGGAGAGAACCATGAAAATTCTTCCGGAAGGTATGGAGAAAGACCAGATAATCAAGGATCCAGCACCTGAATACCAGCTCTGGGACCCTGATTCATTGATCCGAGTGCCACCAGACGACAGTGATGGTGGTGATGACAGTCTATCAGATACAGGTGAAGCCAGGTCCTACAGATTGAGGTCCTACGTCATGTACTTGGATGCAGAGACATTGCAGAGATATGCAACCATAAGATCGAAGGAGGCTATTTCTCTGATAGAGAAGCAGACGCAGGCCTTGTTTGGTAGGCCGGACATTAGGATTGCGGAGGATGGTTCTCTTGATACAACCAATGATCAGGTGGTTGGTATTGCGTTTTCTGGTCTGACCATGCTGGTGCTGGAGGCGGTTGCGTTTGGGTCATTTTTATGGGATGCGGAAGGTTATGTAGAATCCAAATACCACTTCCTCACAAACTGA
- the LOC122089276 gene encoding UV-B-induced protein At3g17800, chloroplastic isoform X2, translating to MHRKKRHHHHHYLKISSTSAASVTETCVIVLVMRIAEVRDKERQKTLEEIIYCLIVHKFMDNDILMIPTISVPADPAIRVDWWPNQEQKLESVHSPEAFEMIQSHLSLVLGERLVGPLDTIVQISKLKLGKLYAASMMYGYFLKRVDQRFQLERTMKILPEGMEKDQIIKDPAPEYQLWDPDSLIRVPPDDSDGGDDSLSDTGEARSYRLRSYVMYLDAETLQRYATIRSKEAISLIEKQTQALFGRPDIRIAEDGSLDTTNDQVVGIAFSGLTMLVLEAVAFGSFLWDAEGYVESKYHFLTN from the exons ATGCACAGAAAGAAGAggcatcatcatcaccattatCTCAAGATCTCCTCTACAA GTGCTGCGTCAGTAACTGAGACCTGTGTCATTGTCCTTGTTAT GAGAATAGCTGAAGTCAGGGATAAGGAAAGACAGAAGACATTAGAGGAGATAATCTACTGCTTGATTGTGCATAAGTTCATGGATAATGATATCTTGATGATCCCTACAATATCAGTGCCAGCAGATCCAGCTATTAGGGTGGATTGGTGGCCAAACCAAGAACAGAAACTGGAATCTGTCCACTCCCCTGAAGCCTTCGAGATGATACAGAGCCACTTATCTCTTGTTCTTGGGGAACGGCTTGTGGGCCCACTTGATACCATTGTCCAGATCAGCAAGCTTAAACTTGGGAAGCTTTACGCTGCTTCTATGATGTATGGTTATTTCCTCAAAAGAGTTGATCAGAGGTTCCAATTGGAGAGAACCATGAAAATTCTTCCGGAAGGTATGGAGAAAGACCAGATAATCAAGGATCCAGCACCTGAATACCAGCTCTGGGACCCTGATTCATTGATCCGAGTGCCACCAGACGACAGTGATGGTGGTGATGACAGTCTATCAGATACAGGTGAAGCCAGGTCCTACAGATTGAGGTCCTACGTCATGTACTTGGATGCAGAGACATTGCAGAGATATGCAACCATAAGATCGAAGGAGGCTATTTCTCTGATAGAGAAGCAGACGCAGGCCTTGTTTGGTAGGCCGGACATTAGGATTGCGGAGGATGGTTCTCTTGATACAACCAATGATCAGGTGGTTGGTATTGCGTTTTCTGGTCTGACCATGCTGGTGCTGGAGGCGGTTGCGTTTGGGTCATTTTTATGGGATGCGGAAGGTTATGTAGAATCCAAATACCACTTCCTCACAAACTGA